The window GACCGTAAACATATTTCTAATATCTCCTTTTTCTGTAGTTTGATACGTTGTTCCTTGCGCTCTCAAAACAATCGTTTCTACCTGTGTTCGGATAGCCAAAAGACTAACCATAGCTGTTATGAGTAAGAATAAAACAACAGAATATGCCCTCATACGAGTTGTGAACTTAAACTTTTGTTTTTTCTCAATTTCATTTCTTGACGCATAACGCACCAGTCCACGAGGTAAATCAAACTTATCCATTATCGAATCACAAGCATCAATACAAGCTGTGCAATTGATACATTCTAACTGTGTTCCATTTCTAATATCAATTCCTGTCGGACAAACCTCTACACACAAACTACAATCTACGCAATCTCCTCTTGGATCTTTTTCTCTTTCTATTGGGTCTTTTTCTCTTTTTCCTCTTCCTCTTGGCTCTCCACGCACTTCGTCATACGCTACTACAATAGAATCATTGTCTAATAAAACACCTTGTAAGCGTCCGTAGGGACAAATTGTAGTACAGACCTGTTCTCTCAAAAAAGCAAACACTCCATAGAAAAGTCCTGTAAAGACAAGTAAAGCCACAAACAAACTCAAATGCTCTGTTGGCGTATCTTCAAAGAGTTGCCAAAGCTCATCTACCCCAACAATGTAGGCTAAAAATGTATGACTTATCAGAAATGAAATCCCAAAAAATATGGAATGTTTGGCTGTTTTTTTACCTATTTTTTCAGCGTCCCACGCTTGTTTGTTTAACTTTTTTTGCGCTACTGCATCGCCTTCAATCAGATATTCAATTTTGCGAAAAACCATTTCCATAAAAATAGTTTGAGGACAAACCCAACCACAAAATAAACGTCCAAAAATGACTGTAAAAATCACTACAAAGACAATAAAGAGAAGCATTCCCAAGACAAACAAATGAAAATCTTGAGGTGTAAAAAGTTGTCCAAAAATCACAAAACGCCTAGAAAGCACATCAAACAAAAGCAATGGATTGCCATTTATTTTGATAAAAGGCGCACCAAATAAAAATGCAAGTAGAAAGGCTGCAACTACTTTCCTGTATAAATGAAACCTACCACTTGGAGCTTTCGGATAAATCCAAACACGCTTCCCAGAGGAGTCTATTGTCGAAATCGAATCTCTAAACCCGTCTTTGTCGTAATCGGTAACTTTATATTTTTTTTCTCTTTTTGGCTTTGGCGTTTCCATAACTTTAATGTATGATTTAATAGTAAGGAAAAGGCGTGCCTTTTCCTTACTATATTTTTTACTATTCTTTTATAGGTTCGTATTTCTCGCCTTGTGGGTCTTTTGCATTCGGTGGGTTAGAACCCTGCAATGACAAAACAAAACTAGCTACTTGCTGTATTTCTTGAGGTGAGAGCTGGTCTTGCCAAGCTATCATACCTTTTGAAGTAACACCATACTTGATAGTTTTATATACCGAACGAATATCGCCACCGTGCAACCAATACTCATCGGTAAGGTTAGGGCCTGAAAGTCCTTCTGCCTTTCCTCCGTGACAGGTTTTACATTTTTTGGCATAAATGCTCATTCCTTTTGTAACACCTGCTACATCAGCCAGCTCTACATTATTTTCATTGATGGCATTTGCCATGTCTGCCAAATATTGAGCTTTCAAAATATTTCCTTCTTGTACGGCTACCTCATATTCTTTAGGAGAATCTAGAGCAATTCCATTTGCATAGACATAGAGATAAATAACTCCCATGACGATAGTCAGATAGAAACCATATTTCCACCACGGTGGTAGGTCGTTGTCTAGTTCTTGAATACCATCGTAATCGTGATTCATCAGAACGGCTCTTTCAGGTTTGGCAGCATTAAACTTTTTCCAAAACCATTCAGTAAAGGACTCTGTTTCTTCTTCCACCACTTCGCCTTTAGCTATTCTATCTAGCCTAAGAACATATTTACTATGATTATATATAGAAATACTAGCCATCAAGACCAATATGACTATAAAAAGTGTAATCGTTGTTAGGATGACAACACCTAGTTCTAAAGGAGTGAAATCAGTAGAAATTCCACTTGTGTCTTGTGAAAAACTGTTTTGGGACATTAAGAAAAATACCATTGTTAGAAAAGCAAGTTTCTTTTTGGGTATATTTTTTTGATTGAATAGATTATATATTTTCTGTTTCATTTGTATGGGTATTTGGAGTAAATGAATTAGAAGTAGCGTCTTCTAAGGGAAGGCTTTCCCAGTGTGCTACATTTGATTTTTTAGCCGAATAGACATTGACAAGCATTATCACAAAGACAGAAAAGAAAATTATCACGCCCATAATTGGATAAATATCAATACCTTCAATGGCTCTTGCTACGTCTTTATACATTGTTTTTATATTTTTTATCCTCAACGACGCTTTCAAGCTCGTTGACGGTTGTGTAAAATAGGTAGAGGTAAACCGTCGTTGAGGCTCAAAATGCAGCCGTCAACGAGGGTTTTTAAAATTATTTTTTAGGCAAATATTGAGGAGCAACTTTCTTTACATCTGTCCCCAAACGTTGCAGATAGGCAATCATTGCAATAATTTCTCGGTCAGATTTGACTTGAATATTATCTTTTGCCAATCGTTCCTGTATTTCAGCTGCCTGTTTTGCCATATCCTCATGAACTTCTTTTTCAAATCCTTTTGGATATGGTACGCCCAACGCTTGCATAGCTTTTATTTTTCTCTCGGTAAGAGATGTATTTAACTGATTTTCAATCAGCCAATAATAGGCTGGCATAATCGAACCAGGTGAAGTAGATTGAGGGTCGTACATGTGGTTGAAGTGCCAAGAGTCTGGCATTTTTCCACCCTCACGCTGCAAATCTGGCCCTGTACGTTTAGAACCCCACAAGAACGGACGGTCATAGACAAACTCACCTGCTTTAGAGTAATCTCCGTAGCGTTCGGTTTCATCTCTGAAAGGTCGTATCATTTGAGAATGACAAACAGCACAGTTTTCACGGATATACAAGTCTCTTCCTTCCAATTCTAAAGGCGTGTAAGGCTTCACGGCTGCAATCGTCGGAACATTTGAACGAATCAAAAATGTAGGAACAAATTCTATAATTCCACCAATAAGAATCGCTACTGTACTCCAAAACAAAAGTTGTATTGGACGTTTTTCAATCCAAGAGTGCCAGTGTCCTCCTTTTTCTTTTTCTTGAACCTTGATAGCTGGAGCAGAGGCTTTTTCTTCTGGAACAAATTTTCCTTGTTGAATGGTCTGATAAATATTATAAATCATAATCAAGACACCAATTACATACAACAAGCCACCAAATGCACGCATATAATACATTGGTAAAATCTGAGTAACGGTTTCTAAAAACTCATATTTCAAGAAGCCAGCAGGTGTAAACTCTTTCCACATCAAACTTTGTGTCCAACCTGCCCAGTAAATCGGAATAGCATAGAACAAAATTCCTAATGTACCAATCCAGAAGTGAACGTTAGCTAGTTTTTTAGAGAAAAGATTAGTACTAAATAGGCGAGGCATCAGCCAATAAATCATTCCAAATGTAAGAAAGCCGTTCCAACCTAATGCGCCAACGTGTACGTGAGCAATTGTCCAGTCTGTGTAATGACTAATTGCATTTACATTTTTAAAAGAAAGCATTGGTCCTTCAAAAGTAGCCATACCATAAGAAGTAAGAGCGACTACCATAAATTTCAATACAGGGTTTTCACGTACTTTATCCCAAGCACCACGCAAAGTAAGAAGTCCGTTGAGCATACCACCCCAAGACGGAGCAATGAGCATCAATGAAAAGACTGTTCCTAACCATTGCGCCCAGTCTGGCAACGCTGTATAAAGCAAGTGGTGAGGACCTGCCCAAATGTAGATAAAAATTAATGCCCAATAGTGAATAATGGAAAGACGATATGAATAAACAGGACGGTTAGCTGCTTTAGGAACGAAGTAATACATCAAACCCAAATACGGTGTTGTGAGGAAGAACGCCACAGCATTGTGTCCGTACCACCATTGAACGAGTGCATCTTGAACTCCTGCGTAAAGCGAATAACTTTTAGTAAGTGAAACAGGATATTCCATTGAATTTACAATGTGTAGAACTGCTACTGTAACGAAAGTAGCTATGAAGAACCAAATCGCTACGTAAAGATGTTGTTCTCTACGCTTGATGATTGTTCCCATCATATTGACACCAAAAACCACCCAAATAAGCGCAATCGCAATATCTAAAGGCCATTCTAATTCGGCATATTCTTTTGCTGTATTGTAACCTAAAAATAATGTCAAGGCAGCAAAAACGATAATCATTTGCCAACCCCAAAAGTGAATTTTACTAAGCAAATCACTAAACATACGAGCCTTACACAGACGAGGAAGTGCATAATATACGCCCATAAAAATACCATTTCCTACAAAAGCAAAGATTACGGCATTTGTATGCACAGCACGAACACGCCCAAAGGTAAAGTATTCGGTAAAATTGAACATTGGATGAGCCATTTGAAGGGCTGCCAGTAAGCCAACAAGCATTCCGACAACACCCCAAAACGTAGTCGCATAAGCAAAATTTCTAACAATCGTATTGTCATAAGAAAAATGCTCTAGCTCTAAGCCTTCCCATTTTTTCTTTTTAGGAGGACTTTCTTGTGTGATTTGATTGGAGGTTTGATTTTCCATAGAGATAAAGTATATATAGATTGAAATACAAAATGTAAAGTTTTCCTGATTGAATAGATTTTAGTTGAGATGTTCGGTTGTGTTATTTTCTCCTGTTTCGGAATCGCTATATGTATCGTCAAATAAAATTCGCATACTTGGTGTGTAAGTGTCTTCGTATTGGTTGTCTTTGACTGACCAAAAAAAAGCAGCCAAAAAGCCTAATGCCACGACCAAACTACACACGACCAAAATTATCAGCACTTGCATATTTTTATTGATTTTAGAGTGATTAAGACAGCAAATGCCATCTTTTTTGGTTTTCTATGTTACAAATGTAGAGGATGAGGAAAGCGAAAAACAGGAGAGTATTCAGATAAAAAGATGACTTTTGACAGGTTTTGGAAATTATTATTTAGCAATAAAAAAAACACCTTCCATTTTTCTGAAAGGTGTTATGATATAAGTCGTCGTTGAGGCACTGACAAGAGCAGAGAATATGAAGCCAACAATGTTATAGCTTTTGAGAAGGTATTTTTTTACTTTCTCAACTTCTGTACTTTTTGAACAATACGTGCAAACGTACCTGTTTGTGTATCTGAAATAACATCTGTATCATTCACAAATCGAATGTTTTCAACAGTATAGAAAGCGTTGGGGTTATGCTTTTGAATGAGCTTGATAAACTTGGTAAGTTCCTTTCGTTTGACCACTGAAAAAAGAATACTTACTTCGCCATGTTTTCCTTCTGCTTCCACATGTGTAAAACGATAATTAGAGTTTTTCAGAGCTTCTGTTAAATTAGTGGCTGTTCGGCTAGTAATAATTCTGACCATTGCCATTCCTAAGGCTATACGCTGTTCCAAGTAAATCCCTAGATAATTTCCCATTGCAAAACCTGTTGCATACGCCAAGTACGACATTACATTATTTAAGTTTTGCATAATTTGTCCGATAGCCAAAAGCCATATAAACGCCTCTACAAAACCAATTATGGGAGCAATATTGCGCCTGCCCATTGTTACTAGCACAATACGTAAGGTAGAAAGACTAACATCGGTTAGCCTCGCCAAAAAAATCAAAAAAGGCAAAATAATATAACCAAATATCCAGTCCCAGTTTTGAGAAAACCAGTTTTCCATAACAAAATGAGTGTTTCTTCAAGTAAAAATTTACGGCAAAGGTCGGTAATTGTCTTTTATTAAAATACCTCAAAAGCTGACAAAGTTCATTTTTTAAGGACTTTTTTAGATATAATTTTGTCATTATCTAAAAACTATCACGTTGAAGTTATGGCAACACTAGCAGCACCTCCACCAGCAGAAGCAGCTCAAAAGGCAAAAGAAGTAAAAGAAAACCACGCTTGTTTTCATTGTGGCGACAAATGTCCTCCTAAGCCTATTTTATACGATGAAAAGGCGTTTTGCTGTTCGGGCTGTCAAACGGTGTATAGTATTCTTTCTCAAAACGGACTAGAAAGTTATTATGCTCTTGAAAAAGCTGGAATTTCTCCCAAACTCAATCAAAATCCAGAACAATTTGCGTATTTAGACAATCAAGAACTGATTGCCCAGTTAGTAGATTTTACCGATGGAAATTTTACTCGTATTACATTTAATCTACCTCAGATTCATTGTGCTTCTTGTGTGTGGCTATTGGAAAAACTACCTCATCTTTTTGAAGGCGTACAGGATTCTAAAGTCAATTTTTTGAGAAGGGAAGCGAATGTTAGTTTTTATGCTGATAAAATTTCCCTTCGAAAGCTCGTCGAAGCTCTTTCTTCGTTGGGCTACACGCCAGATTTAAAATTAGAATCTAAAAACAAGAAGAAAAAAAACACACTACCTCCTAATTTTTTACTGCGTTTGGGAGTGGCTGGATTTTGTTTTGGAAACTTGATGCTACTTAGTTTTCCTGAATATTTGGGTCTGCCGATTGCAGAAGACGAGTTTCCTCGTTTTTTTGGTTACTTGAATATTTTACTTTCTCTGCCTGTGTTGCTTTTTAGTGGGGCAAATTATTTTAAAGATGCTTTTTATGCTCTACGACACAAAACATTAAACTTTGACGTACCGATTGCACTTGGTATTTCGGCTCTTTTTGGGCGAAGTATCTATGAGATTTTGAGCCACACAGGCGCAGGATATTTAGATTCTTTGGCTGCTCTTATCTTTTTACTTCTGATAGGACAATGGTTTCAACGCCGAACCTTTGATAGTATTTCTTTTGAAAGAGATTACCAGTCTTATTTTCCTTTGGCTGCTCTTTTAGAAACGGAAGAAGACCATCAAAAAATTATAAGGTCAGTTTCTTTGTCTGATTTGAAGATAGAGGATATTGTTATTGTAAAAAACGGACAGCTTATCCCAGCTGATGGAGAACTTTTGGAGGGAAAGGCACAGATAGATTATAGCTTTGTGAGTGGGGAAACCAAACCCATAGAGGCAAAACAAGGCGAACGCCTCTATGCAGGGGGAAGGCAGTGGGGCGAACCGTTGCGTATAAAACTTCTCAAAACCGTTTCACAAAGTTATTTGATGCAACTTTGGAACAATGAAGCCTTTGACAAAGACAATAATCATTTACTCAAAAACCTAACACAGCGTTGGGGTAGAAATTTTACCGTTTTTGTACTTGTAGTGGCGTTTTCTAGTGCTGGATATTGGCTTTATGCAGCAGGTTGGGAGGCTGCAATTAATGTTTTCACTTCGGTCTTGATTGTGGCTTGTCCGTGTGCATTGGCTTTGAATGCTCCTTTTGCCTTCGGAAATGCTAGACAGATTTTGGCAAAACATCTCTTTTTCTTAAAAAATACAGATGCCATTGAAGGATTGGCAACGAAAAAAGCTCATTTAGTTTTTGATAAAACTGGAACACTTACTACCTCTACACCAAAAGCCATTTGGAAATCATTAGAACCATCGACAACAGACTTAGAAATAGAAGAAAAACAAATTTTGGCAGCTCTTTCTTCAGCTTCTTTGCATCCAGTCAGTAAAGCAATCTATGAAGCTGTTTCTGATTTTGGAGAGGGAATAATGTATGACTTTGAGGAAAAAATAGGCTTTGGAATTGAAGCAAAAACAAGACAACAGAATCAAGAAACTATATGGAAAATTGGAAATGCAGCTTTTGTAAATTATGAAGCAGAACATCAAAAGGATAAAAATTCAAAAGTTTTTGTAAGTAAAAACGATATCGTAAAAGGCTATTTTGAGCTTTCTAATCCTTTGCGTAAAGATATTTTTGTTTTGTTGGATGATTTTAAAAAACAAAATTTCAATCTCTCTTTACTTTCTGGTGATAACGACTTTGAAAAACTTCGTTTTGTAGATATTTTTGGAACAAAAAATCTTCATTTCAATCAAAAACCAATAGACAAACTTAGTTTTCTTAGAAAATTAACATCTCAAAACACAGAATCTGTCTTTATGATTGGCGATGGCTTAAATGATGCAGGAGCGTTGAAACAATCTGACTTTGGTATTGCGATAAGCGAACACCAAGAACAATTTTCTCCTGCTTGTGATGCCATTTTGAGAGCTGAAGCCTTACCAAAACTAGCTAGGTTTATGAAATATGCTCGCCAAACAATAAATGTGGTGCGTTTTGGGCTTGTAGTTTCGCTATGTTATAATTTGGTCGGACTTAGTTTCGCTGTAAGTGGTACACTATCTCCTTTAGTAGCTGCTATCTTGATGCCTCTTTCTTCTGTGAGTGTGGTGGGTTTGGGAGTGTTTCTGACTTGGTTTTTGAGTAGAAAGCTTTAAATTACAATTTAATTTAAAAACCATCCAAATGTACAAAACTATTCTAGCAGTTCTGCTCACCATTCTGTTATCTAACATTTCACTAGCACAGGTAAATGAGAAAGAAATTGAAGCTGATTTACAGCAGATGATAAATGATATTTCAGATTATTATGTTTATTTAGAAGATAAAAATATAGAATTATCGTGTATAGAAAAAAATTATAAAGAAAAGATTAAGAACATCAAAACTAAGACAGATGTCATCTTGCTGTTTGAGAATTTGTTGAATGAGTTCTACGATAGTCATCTTATTTTAAATACAAACACAAAATCTTCTTATCGTTTGTACTCTCCTATTTACGCTACTTTTCAAAACGAAAAAGCGATTATTACGAATGTATGGCAAACTGAATTAGAAAATATACCTAAAGATATAATTGAAACTCAAATACAAAAAATCAATGGTATTGAGATAGAAAAAGTAATAGCTAGTTTTCCTACTCATTGCCAAGACAAAAAGAACCCTAAGGTAAGAGAATGGATACTCAATAAAATACTAGCAGGAAAATACAATGAACCAAGAATACTTACACTACAAGCAAAAAATAATTCTATCATACATCTTGATTTAGATACACTTCAAACAAAAAAATATACTACTCTAGCAGATAGTTACAAAAAAAACAACATAGGAGTTATCAAGATAAATAACTCGTTAGGCAACAATAATCTCATTGAAGTATTTGATAGTTTGATCAATCAATTAATGGATACAGACGGTCTAATTATAGACCTTAGAAATACTGTTGATGGAGGAAACTCATACGTTGCTCGTGCTATTATGGGAAGATTTATCAATAGTTCACAACCTTATCAAGTGCATGAGTTGGAAGAGCAGTACGATGGCAAAACAAAAGTAGATAGAAAATGGGTAGAATATGTAAACCCAAGAGAAAACCAGTACAAAAAACAAGTTGTAGTTTTGGTAGGAAGATGGACAGGAAGTATGGGCGAAGGCATTACAATAGGTTTTGATGCTATGCAGCGAGGAAGTATTGTGGGAACAGAAATGGAACGTTTGGCTGGGGAGATGTCGTATTTTCCTTTTCAAGATCAAAATTTTGGATACAGACTATCAGTAGCAAAGTTATCTCATACAAATGGAACTCCTAGAGAGAATTATGTTCCTACAAAATATGTACGACAAACCACAACACAAATAGATGAAACGCTGCAAGAGGCAATAAAACTTCTTAAAAAGTAAACTACCTTGATTTCTGATAGAAATCAAGGTATGAAAACATTCTATCAAGTAATTTCTTAGAAAGTATAACCTACATTAATATTCAAAACGTGTTTGAACTGAATGGCTCGTTTGGGTGCTTCTTCGTCGTCCTGTGGAATCAAAACGTCGTGGTCGTAGATAAGCTGTGTAGCAAAACTGGTAGTAAGATATTTATTTATTTTAAAAACAATTAGATTCTCCCAGTTTACGTCTATTTGTGTGAGTGTTTCATAGTTAGCAAAAAGATTGAGAGTAGAGGTAAGTTTTACATTTTCCATCACATCGTATGTCAAGTTGGCATCGAAGTTAGAACCAAATTCTGAGCGAATATTTTGTCCTTCTTCTACTCCAAAAGCTCCAATATTTGCCAAAGAATCATTCATCACAAAAGTAAACTTAGCAGCTACTGGCGAATAACGCATACTAAAAATTTTGGTTTCGTAACGAATACCTGTCGCAAATAGCAAATACCCAGGAGAAAGAAGATTTGAAATGAGCTGTCCTTGTTGTTCTTTTCCTAAAGAATCTCTATCAAAAAAATAACCAGGAGCCATTTGAGTACGGAAACTTACTGATGTTCCACTACTCCAGTTTTTACCTAAGTTGTAGTTATATTTTGAATCAAACTGAAAGTTATCATCTGTTTTCTTAAAGAGATTGAAATCACTTTTTCCAACTCTTGCCATTCCATATTGCACCAGAAGGTTGTTTTCCCAAGACGACTTTTCTGTTTTGCGAGTAGCATTGAAATTAAAAATTCCACCTAAAGCAATAGAACTTTGTCCACCTCCTGCCCAGTTACTCAACCCTACGTTTGAAAACGTAGCAGAGATAGAACCACTTTTTTTCCAAATTTCTACTTTTTTTACAGGAACAGTAGCAATGCCGTCAGTTGTTACATTGGTAGTATCTTGTGCAGAAACAGAATAACAAATAAAGAGAGAAAGTAAAAATACGATAGAGAGCGTGTTGATATATCTCATAAGGAATAGTTAAAATATTAGAAAAATACAATAAAATCATTCTAAGTTTAAATAAGTAAACTAAGAACGTTATCTCAACTATCAAAAACAGTACAGTTTTTTACTTTATTAAGAAAAAATTATTTCTTTTTGCTTTCCGACTGAACTTCAATGACAAGTTTGTCTAAAAATTTGACAAGATTCTCTATATCCTGTGGAGTTTGATTATAAAAAATTTGCTTTTTAGAGCTTTTCCCTTTTGCAATCTCTAAAGTCGTCATGGGAATATCAAACGGACGGTTGAAACCCACAGCATCAGTTTCTAAAAACTTACTTTCAGTGATAAGCTGTTGAAGTTCTTGATAGGCATCATCTGGAAGTCGCATCTGAATGAGTCCAACAACAGAAGTATATTCTTTTCCATTAAAGACTATCATTTGGTTTTCATCAATCTTTAAAGTATAGACAGGACAGCGACCCTTACACGCCGATTTTGAGTAGTTCAACTCAAAGAAATTATCTTTTTTAGAGGATTTACAAGAAAAAAATAAATTACTACAAAGAAATAGTGAGAAAAATAAACTGAATATAAAAAAATAGTTTTTCATTGATTATTGAATTAGGGTTGAAAATTATTCCAAAAAACTATCAGAAGTTTTTTCCAAAGATACAGAAAATCGTTTTTCCAAAAGTGTGTACAGCCAATAAACTAGCCAAGCCATCAAAATTCCTGCTACTGCGCCAGCCAAAATATCACCCACATAATGTACTCCCAAATACACACGAGAATATGCTACAAGTGCAGCCCACACAAGAGAAGCATAACGCAAAACCTTAACCCATTTTTTTTTAGAAAAACGCTTTAACGAAAGAAATACAAACCAAGCAATGCTAAAGGTAGTAGAAGCATGAGAAGAGATAAAACCATACTTTCCACCTCTATAATCTCTCAAAATATGCACTAAGTTTTGAATTTCTGGACTATGAGAAGGACGAAAACGCTCAAAAAACGGCTTGCAAAGCCCTGAAGCAAAATAATCAGATAATCCCACAGCGATAAGAATCCCTACCACAATTTTCCAAAAATGTTTTACACCAAAAAGTTTATAAAAAATAAAAATAAGTCCTAAATAAATAGGAATCCATGTGTATTTTAGAGAAACGTACCACATCACATCATCTAAAAAAGGGTGGTGTAGTCCGTTGAGAAAAAGTAAAAGTTGTTTGTCTAGTTGGTCTAGTTTTTCTAGGAAGGTCATATTTTATATTACGAGTAATTTTTATATAGACTGATTGAATAAGTTAGCTTTAATAGAGTTTGAATTTCTTTTCTGTGCTGTCGTTTATCTTCATTATCAAGACACTGTTATCAAAACGAATAGAATCAATACTTTCTCCGTTTAACAACTCGTCAGATTCAT is drawn from Bernardetia sp. and contains these coding sequences:
- a CDS encoding cbb3-type cytochrome c oxidase subunit 3 — protein: MYKDVARAIEGIDIYPIMGVIIFFSVFVIMLVNVYSAKKSNVAHWESLPLEDATSNSFTPNTHTNETENI
- the ccoN gene encoding cytochrome-c oxidase, cbb3-type subunit I, which produces MENQTSNQITQESPPKKKKWEGLELEHFSYDNTIVRNFAYATTFWGVVGMLVGLLAALQMAHPMFNFTEYFTFGRVRAVHTNAVIFAFVGNGIFMGVYYALPRLCKARMFSDLLSKIHFWGWQMIIVFAALTLFLGYNTAKEYAELEWPLDIAIALIWVVFGVNMMGTIIKRREQHLYVAIWFFIATFVTVAVLHIVNSMEYPVSLTKSYSLYAGVQDALVQWWYGHNAVAFFLTTPYLGLMYYFVPKAANRPVYSYRLSIIHYWALIFIYIWAGPHHLLYTALPDWAQWLGTVFSLMLIAPSWGGMLNGLLTLRGAWDKVRENPVLKFMVVALTSYGMATFEGPMLSFKNVNAISHYTDWTIAHVHVGALGWNGFLTFGMIYWLMPRLFSTNLFSKKLANVHFWIGTLGILFYAIPIYWAGWTQSLMWKEFTPAGFLKYEFLETVTQILPMYYMRAFGGLLYVIGVLIMIYNIYQTIQQGKFVPEEKASAPAIKVQEKEKGGHWHSWIEKRPIQLLFWSTVAILIGGIIEFVPTFLIRSNVPTIAAVKPYTPLELEGRDLYIRENCAVCHSQMIRPFRDETERYGDYSKAGEFVYDRPFLWGSKRTGPDLQREGGKMPDSWHFNHMYDPQSTSPGSIMPAYYWLIENQLNTSLTERKIKAMQALGVPYPKGFEKEVHEDMAKQAAEIQERLAKDNIQVKSDREIIAMIAYLQRLGTDVKKVAPQYLPKK
- a CDS encoding heavy metal translocating P-type ATPase, whose amino-acid sequence is MATLAAPPPAEAAQKAKEVKENHACFHCGDKCPPKPILYDEKAFCCSGCQTVYSILSQNGLESYYALEKAGISPKLNQNPEQFAYLDNQELIAQLVDFTDGNFTRITFNLPQIHCASCVWLLEKLPHLFEGVQDSKVNFLRREANVSFYADKISLRKLVEALSSLGYTPDLKLESKNKKKKNTLPPNFLLRLGVAGFCFGNLMLLSFPEYLGLPIAEDEFPRFFGYLNILLSLPVLLFSGANYFKDAFYALRHKTLNFDVPIALGISALFGRSIYEILSHTGAGYLDSLAALIFLLLIGQWFQRRTFDSISFERDYQSYFPLAALLETEEDHQKIIRSVSLSDLKIEDIVIVKNGQLIPADGELLEGKAQIDYSFVSGETKPIEAKQGERLYAGGRQWGEPLRIKLLKTVSQSYLMQLWNNEAFDKDNNHLLKNLTQRWGRNFTVFVLVVAFSSAGYWLYAAGWEAAINVFTSVLIVACPCALALNAPFAFGNARQILAKHLFFLKNTDAIEGLATKKAHLVFDKTGTLTTSTPKAIWKSLEPSTTDLEIEEKQILAALSSASLHPVSKAIYEAVSDFGEGIMYDFEEKIGFGIEAKTRQQNQETIWKIGNAAFVNYEAEHQKDKNSKVFVSKNDIVKGYFELSNPLRKDIFVLLDDFKKQNFNLSLLSGDNDFEKLRFVDIFGTKNLHFNQKPIDKLSFLRKLTSQNTESVFMIGDGLNDAGALKQSDFGIAISEHQEQFSPACDAILRAEALPKLARFMKYARQTINVVRFGLVVSLCYNLVGLSFAVSGTLSPLVAAILMPLSSVSVVGLGVFLTWFLSRKL
- a CDS encoding DUF2179 domain-containing protein, translated to MENWFSQNWDWIFGYIILPFLIFLARLTDVSLSTLRIVLVTMGRRNIAPIIGFVEAFIWLLAIGQIMQNLNNVMSYLAYATGFAMGNYLGIYLEQRIALGMAMVRIITSRTATNLTEALKNSNYRFTHVEAEGKHGEVSILFSVVKRKELTKFIKLIQKHNPNAFYTVENIRFVNDTDVISDTQTGTFARIVQKVQKLRK
- the ccoS gene encoding cbb3-type cytochrome oxidase assembly protein CcoS: MQVLIILVVCSLVVALGFLAAFFWSVKDNQYEDTYTPSMRILFDDTYSDSETGENNTTEHLN
- a CDS encoding S41 family peptidase, with the protein product MYKTILAVLLTILLSNISLAQVNEKEIEADLQQMINDISDYYVYLEDKNIELSCIEKNYKEKIKNIKTKTDVILLFENLLNEFYDSHLILNTNTKSSYRLYSPIYATFQNEKAIITNVWQTELENIPKDIIETQIQKINGIEIEKVIASFPTHCQDKKNPKVREWILNKILAGKYNEPRILTLQAKNNSIIHLDLDTLQTKKYTTLADSYKKNNIGVIKINNSLGNNNLIEVFDSLINQLMDTDGLIIDLRNTVDGGNSYVARAIMGRFINSSQPYQVHELEEQYDGKTKVDRKWVEYVNPRENQYKKQVVVLVGRWTGSMGEGITIGFDAMQRGSIVGTEMERLAGEMSYFPFQDQNFGYRLSVAKLSHTNGTPRENYVPTKYVRQTTTQIDETLQEAIKLLKK
- a CDS encoding cbb3-type cytochrome c oxidase N-terminal domain-containing protein translates to MKQKIYNLFNQKNIPKKKLAFLTMVFFLMSQNSFSQDTSGISTDFTPLELGVVILTTITLFIVILVLMASISIYNHSKYVLRLDRIAKGEVVEEETESFTEWFWKKFNAAKPERAVLMNHDYDGIQELDNDLPPWWKYGFYLTIVMGVIYLYVYANGIALDSPKEYEVAVQEGNILKAQYLADMANAINENNVELADVAGVTKGMSIYAKKCKTCHGGKAEGLSGPNLTDEYWLHGGDIRSVYKTIKYGVTSKGMIAWQDQLSPQEIQQVASFVLSLQGSNPPNAKDPQGEKYEPIKE
- the ccoG gene encoding cytochrome c oxidase accessory protein CcoG; translated protein: METPKPKREKKYKVTDYDKDGFRDSISTIDSSGKRVWIYPKAPSGRFHLYRKVVAAFLLAFLFGAPFIKINGNPLLLFDVLSRRFVIFGQLFTPQDFHLFVLGMLLFIVFVVIFTVIFGRLFCGWVCPQTIFMEMVFRKIEYLIEGDAVAQKKLNKQAWDAEKIGKKTAKHSIFFGISFLISHTFLAYIVGVDELWQLFEDTPTEHLSLFVALLVFTGLFYGVFAFLREQVCTTICPYGRLQGVLLDNDSIVVAYDEVRGEPRGRGKREKDPIEREKDPRGDCVDCSLCVEVCPTGIDIRNGTQLECINCTACIDACDSIMDKFDLPRGLVRYASRNEIEKKQKFKFTTRMRAYSVVLFLLITAMVSLLAIRTQVETIVLRAQGTTYQTTEKGDIRNMFTVLLINKTSDTLNMSIDLEEKHGTIQMIGAESYQLLPEQTMKGVVLIDFPKDNLPPKREDIHLQIFSNGEKIETVKTKFLSPFVAN